CGGCCGGGTTCGGTAGGCAGGCACAACCCGCGCAATGCGATCCTGGCGAATCCGGTGCTGTCGGGGGAGCGCGAGCTGACGGCGTTGACCATCATCGACACCGACCATCCTTCTCTCTTCGATCATGCCCTCGATCACGTTCCCGGCATGTTGCAGTTCGAAGCGGCCCGGCAGGTCGCGATGGCGGCCGCGAACGCTGTCCTCGGCCTGGACACCAGCCGCATGGTGATGCAGCAGCTCCAGATCGAGTTCACCAAGTTCGGGGAATTCGAGCGCGAGACCATCGCCAGGGCCACCGTGGCCGCACTTCCCGGTGCGGGCGGCGGCGTGCGGGCGCGGGTCGACCTGACCCAGGGCGCGGATGTGATCGCCGCCGGTGAGGTGGAACTGCGCTTCCGTCCGGCCGACGTCGGGACGATGGTCCAGTGACCGCCGCGAAGACGGCGGGGCCGTTCGTCTGGTTCGATTTCGGCGGGGTGCTCTCACCGCCGCTCGACGACCTGTTCCTGCGCTACGAGGAGGTCGCGGGCATTCCGCCCGACCTGTTGAAATTCGCCATCGCCGAGGTGGGCGCCGAATACGGGCTGGCGCCGCTGGCCCCGATCGAACTGGCGCTGCTCGACGAACGCGAGTGGGTCGGCAAGCTGCACGCCGTGCTCAGGGCCAAGCAACCCGAGCTCGACCTCTCGCGCAGCGAACCGGATTTCGGCAGGCAGTGGTTCGCAGGCCACCGCGCCAACAGCGCGGTCCGCGACTTCGCGATCGAGCTGGCCGACAGCGGAACTCCGGTCGGGGTGCTCAGCAACAATGTCGTCGAATGGGAGCCCTACTGGCACGAGATGATCGATCTGGATGGGGTTTTGAGCGCCCTGGTCGATTCGTGCAAAGTCGGGGTCCGCAAGCCCGATCCGGAGATCTTCGCCCTCG
Above is a genomic segment from Nocardia sputorum containing:
- a CDS encoding HAD family hydrolase, whose protein sequence is MTAAKTAGPFVWFDFGGVLSPPLDDLFLRYEEVAGIPPDLLKFAIAEVGAEYGLAPLAPIELALLDEREWVGKLHAVLRAKQPELDLSRSEPDFGRQWFAGHRANSAVRDFAIELADSGTPVGVLSNNVVEWEPYWHEMIDLDGVLSALVDSCKVGVRKPDPEIFALAAEQAGVAAGQCLLIDDLAENCAAARESGWQAVRFRAAGQAIAEVREVLERWPG